The DNA region GAAGCATATCATCCTCCCGGCCCCCGTCAGGGAGTTACCCATTCCTACACTGTGGGGTTTCAGGCCGCAACGGGAGATGCCTTTGTGCTGTGTGAAGCCGATGATCAAGTGGGAGATGGTTGGCTAACCGCAATGGGTAAAGCGCTGCAAACTCATGCCTTTGTGGCCGCTGCCCTGGAATATCACCGATTAAATCCAGCCTGGTTAGTGGGAGATGGCTGGCAACAACAATCTGTCGAAGCAGGTCTGACAACCATTTCCCCGCCCTTGTTTCTACCCTATGCGAGTGGGTGTAGTTTCGGTTTGCAGCGATCGGTTTACGAAACCATTGGCCTGCCAGACCAATCCTGCGGAGCCAGTTGGGATACCGATTACTGCTGGCGTGCCCATCTCGCAGGCATCTCTATTCACTTTGTCCCAGAAGCCACCGTTCACTACCGTCTGCGCGACCAATTGGGCGATCGCTACCGTCAGGGAAAATCCTGGGGCAAAGCTCACCTGGCCTTATACCGCAAATATGGCCCTCCCCCGACCCGCTTGAAGGCACTCAAG from Leptodesmis sichuanensis A121 includes:
- a CDS encoding glycosyltransferase family 2 protein, with product MNQVRMKLSVILPCYNGAATIAVQLEALTRQQWEGEWEVVVVNNGSTDNSMQIVETYRDRLPQLRIVEAYHPPGPRQGVTHSYTVGFQAATGDAFVLCEADDQVGDGWLTAMGKALQTHAFVAAALEYHRLNPAWLVGDGWQQQSVEAGLTTISPPLFLPYASGCSFGLQRSVYETIGLPDQSCGASWDTDYCWRAHLAGISIHFVPEATVHYRLRDQLGDRYRQGKSWGKAHLALYRKYGPPPTRLKALKHYLRSTLQLSRHLFQLPISMSDRQKRANWVWGLGWCIGDWQGGEHLWT